A DNA window from Rossellomorea marisflavi contains the following coding sequences:
- a CDS encoding DNA internalization-related competence protein ComEC/Rec2, which yields MNRVDREFFLYGGISVLAGTLLALQWVWGAFVLSLLFLSLILRKSPRIFLCSFLIFLSYLNGLYQQNSRFSLLSQDQTTFMITITNIPSIDGNRFSSSIDIGGESAALTYYLSSPSEKERFSSISPGTACNVTGELQAPNGSGNPNLFDYKEYLYQQKTYWTLKVDSFSTCVPSNSWRDKLVQVRAEGLKLIASSFPPEAVGITQALLFGETGEIAEETMEAYRALGVVHLLAISGLHVGLISAGVFFFLLRAGLRKERAGWVVIVFLLCYMVMTGAAPSVVRASSMLIVILLGQKAFLGIKTLDSLSLIFSIMVFNDPFLLFHAGFQLSFFVSFSLVLSSNRILSSSSTLLQAIKVTFVSQVASLPFILHHFFEFSLIGFVTNLLYVPLYSLVILPMAFLLYAATVMGIHLPFAMDIFQSLLWWTDRFSVFLASFPFSTLILGKPHAILIAGYFVIIWAGFLLVEKGRWMQSTVILVSFISLHLIWNTYRPYGEITFIDVGQGDAILIDLPFNQGTYLIDTGGNLIFPQEEWEERKKAFSTGKDIVVPYLKSKGIRSVDKLILTHGDLDHVGGAVDVLEGLDVKEIWISPGSGQKEVMANVMIAAGGSVVREAKLGDAWQAGDSSFSILSPMTRCMRGMMTPL from the coding sequence ATGAATAGGGTCGATAGGGAGTTCTTTCTATACGGAGGGATCTCCGTGTTGGCAGGGACGCTTCTGGCACTTCAATGGGTTTGGGGTGCTTTCGTTCTTTCCCTTCTGTTTCTCTCCCTGATCTTACGGAAATCCCCGCGGATCTTCCTTTGCTCCTTCCTTATCTTCCTCTCATACTTGAACGGCCTCTACCAACAGAACAGCCGCTTCAGCCTCCTTTCTCAAGATCAAACCACCTTCATGATCACCATAACGAACATCCCATCCATTGATGGAAACCGCTTCTCTTCTTCCATTGACATCGGAGGGGAATCGGCAGCCCTCACCTATTACTTGTCATCCCCATCAGAAAAAGAGCGTTTCTCATCGATATCCCCCGGAACGGCCTGTAACGTAACAGGGGAACTCCAGGCACCAAACGGGAGTGGGAACCCAAATTTATTCGATTACAAGGAATATCTGTATCAGCAGAAGACGTATTGGACCCTAAAAGTCGATTCTTTCAGCACGTGCGTCCCATCAAACAGTTGGCGCGATAAGCTTGTACAGGTCCGGGCGGAGGGGTTGAAGTTGATCGCTTCGTCCTTTCCACCTGAAGCGGTCGGCATCACCCAGGCCTTGCTATTCGGAGAAACGGGAGAGATAGCAGAAGAGACAATGGAGGCCTACAGAGCCCTCGGTGTCGTTCATCTGCTTGCAATCTCGGGTCTTCATGTAGGCCTCATCTCGGCTGGAGTCTTCTTCTTTCTTCTCAGGGCGGGACTTCGGAAAGAACGGGCAGGGTGGGTCGTGATTGTATTCCTTCTGTGCTATATGGTCATGACGGGTGCCGCACCATCTGTCGTGAGGGCTTCGTCCATGCTCATCGTCATTCTCCTGGGGCAAAAAGCCTTCCTTGGGATCAAGACTCTCGATAGTCTCAGCCTCATCTTCAGTATAATGGTCTTTAATGACCCCTTCCTCTTGTTTCATGCCGGGTTCCAGCTGTCCTTCTTTGTCAGTTTTTCTCTCGTCCTCTCTTCCAACCGGATCCTCTCGAGCTCTTCAACCCTTCTGCAGGCCATTAAGGTGACCTTCGTTTCCCAGGTGGCATCCTTGCCTTTCATCCTCCATCACTTCTTTGAGTTTTCCTTGATTGGATTTGTGACGAATCTCCTCTACGTTCCACTCTATTCCCTCGTCATCCTCCCCATGGCTTTCCTTCTGTATGCTGCAACGGTCATGGGCATCCATCTTCCCTTTGCCATGGATATATTCCAATCCCTGCTTTGGTGGACGGATCGTTTCTCCGTGTTCCTTGCTTCCTTCCCGTTCAGTACGCTCATTCTGGGCAAGCCGCACGCGATCTTGATAGCCGGTTACTTCGTCATCATATGGGCGGGTTTTTTGCTCGTGGAAAAAGGGAGATGGATGCAATCCACGGTGATCCTTGTTTCTTTCATCAGTCTGCATCTTATATGGAATACGTACCGTCCATACGGAGAGATCACGTTCATCGATGTCGGGCAGGGGGATGCGATTCTAATCGATCTTCCTTTCAATCAGGGAACGTATCTGATCGATACAGGAGGGAATCTGATTTTCCCGCAGGAAGAGTGGGAGGAGAGGAAAAAAGCATTCTCGACGGGAAAAGATATCGTAGTGCCCTATTTGAAAAGCAAGGGCATCCGGTCGGTAGACAAACTGATCCTTACCCACGGCGATCTTGATCATGTAGGTGGAGCGGTGGATGTGCTGGAAGGACTGGATGTAAAAGAAATATGGATCTCACCTGGGAGCGGGCAAAAGGAAGTGATGGCGAATGTCATGATTGCTGCAGGGGGGAGTGTCGTACGGGAAGCGAAGTTGGGGGACGCGTGGCAGGCGGGGGACAGCTCCTTTTCCATCCTTTCCCCGATGACCAGGTGTATGAGGGGAATGATGACTCCCTTGTGA
- a CDS encoding ComE operon protein 2 — protein sequence MERIAWHQYFMAQSHLLALRSTCTRLAVGATIVRDKRIIAGGYNGSIAGGDHCIDEGCYVIDNHCVRTIHAEMNALLQCAKFGVGSGQSDIYVTHFPCLQCCKAIIQAGITTVYYAKDYKNHPYAIQLFEQAGVKVEKVQFDENSIDVHHREKAAMITGMIEDLRACGADEEKVSHYEQEYMKLFNE from the coding sequence ATGGAACGAATTGCGTGGCATCAATATTTCATGGCTCAAAGTCATTTGCTGGCACTTAGGAGCACCTGTACAAGGCTTGCCGTCGGTGCGACGATTGTAAGGGATAAAAGGATCATTGCAGGAGGATATAACGGCTCCATCGCAGGCGGAGACCACTGTATCGACGAAGGCTGCTATGTGATTGATAATCATTGTGTGCGTACGATCCACGCAGAGATGAATGCCCTTCTCCAATGTGCCAAATTTGGCGTCGGTTCGGGACAGTCCGATATATATGTGACACATTTTCCTTGCCTGCAATGCTGCAAAGCCATAATCCAGGCGGGCATCACAACGGTTTATTACGCAAAAGATTATAAGAATCATCCTTATGCAATCCAGCTGTTTGAACAGGCGGGAGTCAAAGTGGAAAAGGTTCAATTCGATGAGAACAGCATCGATGTCCATCATCGGGAAAAAGCAGCCATGATCACCGGGATGATTGAAGACCTCAGGGCATGCGGGGCGGATGAAGAAAAAGTCAGCCACTATGAACAGGAATATATGAAACTGTTCAATGAATAG
- a CDS encoding helix-hairpin-helix domain-containing protein yields the protein MLHVFEKYRTLLFILAGAAALSLFLLFKPSPPQQEPPIAIEAKEPETDAPQPAETVSTDDRIFVDIKGQVERPGLYELSPHERVDGVVEMAGGFTKDADRNAVNLALKVSDEMMVYVPKKGEVESPLPPGSPSGTSGGEAALVNINSATSEEIQTLPGIGPSKAAAFIQYREENGPYRSVDDIKNISGIGEKTFERLKELITVQ from the coding sequence TTGCTACACGTTTTTGAGAAATATCGGACTCTCCTTTTCATCCTGGCAGGTGCCGCGGCCCTGTCACTCTTCCTTCTCTTCAAGCCTTCACCACCCCAACAGGAACCCCCCATCGCCATCGAAGCAAAAGAACCTGAAACCGACGCTCCTCAACCCGCTGAAACGGTCTCCACTGATGACAGGATCTTCGTTGACATCAAAGGGCAGGTGGAGCGCCCCGGTCTCTATGAACTGTCTCCCCATGAGAGAGTCGATGGGGTCGTGGAGATGGCCGGCGGATTCACGAAGGATGCCGACCGGAATGCCGTCAATCTAGCTTTGAAGGTGAGTGACGAAATGATGGTCTATGTCCCGAAGAAAGGTGAAGTGGAGAGTCCCCTTCCACCGGGCTCTCCTTCGGGCACGAGCGGAGGAGAAGCCGCACTTGTAAACATCAACTCTGCCACCTCAGAAGAGATTCAGACCCTCCCTGGAATCGGCCCTTCAAAGGCAGCTGCTTTCATTCAATACCGTGAGGAGAATGGGCCCTATAGGTCTGTGGACGATATCAAGAACATATCGGGTATCGGAGAGAAGACGTTTGAGCGATTGAAAGAATTGATTACCGTTCAATGA
- a CDS encoding class I SAM-dependent DNA methyltransferase yields MSYEGFAYIYDHLMEDVPYDGWVDFVQAHGERYGNGGKRVLDIACGTGEISLKLIESGYEVTGVDLSSDMLMVAREKADRRGVALPLFNQDMAALDGLGSYDVVTIFCDSLNYLETEESVKNTFKSVHAHLEQDGVFLFDVHSLFKMDEIFMDSSFTLTDEEVSYIWESFKGEYPHSVEHELTFFVREEATGLYERVEELHKQRTYPVQRYQAWLEEAGFTVKEITADYKDESPVEESERIFFTCVKNTEA; encoded by the coding sequence ATGAGCTATGAAGGATTTGCCTACATATATGATCACCTGATGGAAGATGTTCCATATGATGGATGGGTGGATTTTGTGCAGGCACATGGTGAACGATATGGAAACGGTGGCAAACGGGTCCTTGATATTGCCTGTGGAACGGGTGAAATTTCTTTGAAGCTCATTGAATCCGGTTATGAAGTCACCGGTGTGGACTTATCTTCAGACATGCTCATGGTCGCCCGGGAGAAGGCGGATCGCAGGGGCGTCGCCCTTCCGCTCTTCAATCAGGACATGGCCGCTCTTGACGGACTTGGGTCCTATGATGTAGTGACCATCTTTTGTGACTCCCTGAACTACCTGGAGACCGAAGAGAGCGTGAAGAATACCTTCAAGAGCGTCCATGCTCATCTTGAGCAGGATGGTGTTTTCCTGTTTGATGTCCACTCTCTATTCAAGATGGATGAGATCTTCATGGATTCCAGCTTTACGTTGACCGATGAAGAGGTTTCGTATATTTGGGAAAGCTTCAAAGGTGAGTATCCCCATAGCGTCGAGCATGAACTGACATTCTTCGTGCGTGAGGAAGCGACAGGCCTCTATGAGAGGGTGGAAGAGCTTCATAAACAAAGAACGTATCCGGTTCAGCGCTATCAAGCGTGGCTCGAAGAAGCGGGATTCACCGTGAAGGAAATCACGGCAGATTACAAGGATGAGTCACCTGTAGAAGAAAGCGAACGCATTTTCTTTACGTGCGTGAAGAATACGGAAGCCTGA
- the rsfS gene encoding ribosome silencing factor has translation MEQTLLELAYKAADDKRAEDIVVLDMKGVSLIADYFLICHGNSDKQVQAIARELKDTAEENGHTVRRLEGFDQARWILVDLGDVVAHVFHKDERGYYNLERLWGDASLVEVEQS, from the coding sequence ATGGAACAGACATTACTAGAATTGGCTTACAAAGCCGCAGATGATAAACGTGCAGAAGACATCGTGGTCCTTGATATGAAGGGTGTTTCCCTCATTGCGGACTACTTCCTTATCTGCCACGGGAACTCTGATAAACAGGTACAGGCCATTGCCCGGGAACTGAAGGATACAGCTGAAGAAAACGGCCACACGGTACGTCGTCTGGAAGGATTCGACCAGGCCCGCTGGATCCTTGTCGACCTTGGGGATGTCGTTGCCCACGTGTTCCACAAAGATGAGAGGGGCTACTACAACCTTGAGCGCCTGTGGGGAGATGCTTCATTGGTAGAAGTAGAACAAAGCTGA
- the yqeK gene encoding bis(5'-nucleosyl)-tetraphosphatase (symmetrical) YqeK produces the protein MNREEALLIVKEHLTEHRYIHTCGVMETAIHLAAKYGADVKKAEIAAIFHDYAKFRDKDEMKEIILSHHLGNELLDYNAELWHAPVGAYLVEKEVGIDDEEVLEAIRNHTSGKREMTVLDKVVYLADYIEPNRQFPGVEEVREMAETSLDEALIASLRNTMTFLMKKNQAIHPDTFRFYNGLIFDRRS, from the coding sequence ATGAATAGGGAAGAAGCCCTTTTAATCGTGAAAGAGCATTTAACGGAACATCGTTACATTCACACATGCGGTGTGATGGAAACCGCCATCCACCTCGCAGCAAAGTACGGGGCCGATGTAAAAAAGGCAGAGATTGCCGCCATATTCCACGACTATGCCAAGTTCAGGGATAAAGACGAGATGAAGGAAATCATCCTCTCGCATCACCTCGGTAATGAGCTTCTGGACTATAACGCGGAGCTGTGGCATGCACCCGTCGGCGCCTATCTTGTTGAAAAAGAAGTAGGCATCGATGATGAGGAAGTGCTGGAGGCGATACGGAATCATACATCCGGTAAGAGGGAGATGACCGTCCTTGATAAGGTCGTTTACCTTGCTGATTACATTGAACCGAACCGGCAGTTCCCGGGTGTAGAGGAAGTCAGGGAGATGGCAGAAACCTCCCTTGACGAAGCATTGATTGCTTCGCTGCGCAATACCATGACATTTTTAATGAAGAAGAACCAGGCGATCCATCCGGATACATTCAGATTTTATAACGGATTGATCTTCGATAGGAGGAGTTAA
- a CDS encoding nicotinate-nucleotide adenylyltransferase, producing the protein MKIGILGGTFNPPHIGHLIVAEQVRDQAGLDEIWFMPNAVPPHKVMESHVTAAQRVAMIKEAIRGHRHFRVETIELEREGPSYTYETMRLLRGKHPHHEFSFIIGGDMVEYLPKWKEIDELLSTITFIGVNRPLYSTDSPYEITSLEIPAIDISSSRIRNLAKEKRSFRYLVPDDVYRLIKGEKLYE; encoded by the coding sequence ATGAAGATCGGGATTCTGGGCGGCACATTCAATCCGCCCCATATAGGTCATCTCATCGTGGCCGAACAGGTAAGGGACCAAGCTGGTTTGGATGAAATCTGGTTCATGCCGAACGCGGTCCCTCCCCATAAGGTGATGGAAAGCCATGTGACGGCCGCCCAGCGCGTGGCCATGATCAAGGAAGCCATCAGGGGACATCGCCATTTCAGGGTCGAGACGATCGAACTGGAGAGGGAAGGTCCTTCCTATACCTATGAAACAATGCGGCTTCTGAGGGGAAAGCATCCTCATCATGAGTTTTCATTCATCATCGGTGGGGATATGGTCGAATACCTTCCAAAGTGGAAGGAGATTGATGAACTACTGTCAACCATCACTTTCATCGGTGTCAACCGTCCGCTGTATTCCACTGACAGTCCGTATGAGATTACTTCATTGGAGATTCCCGCCATTGACATTTCTTCATCAAGGATCAGAAACCTTGCGAAAGAGAAGCGGTCCTTCCGCTATCTTGTTCCCGATGACGTCTATCGATTGATAAAGGGGGAGAAACTGTATGAATAG
- the yhbY gene encoding ribosome assembly RNA-binding protein YhbY yields the protein MLTGKQKRYLRSQAHHLNPIFQVGKGGVNENMINQIEEALEARELLKVSILQNCEMDKHDVAEALSKGARAELVQLIGHTVVLYKESKENKTLILPR from the coding sequence ATGTTAACAGGTAAACAGAAAAGATATCTACGGTCACAAGCCCATCATTTGAACCCGATCTTCCAGGTCGGCAAGGGCGGAGTGAATGAAAATATGATCAACCAAATCGAAGAGGCACTTGAAGCCAGGGAACTGCTGAAAGTAAGCATCCTTCAAAACTGTGAAATGGACAAGCACGACGTGGCCGAGGCCCTTTCAAAAGGAGCCAGGGCAGAGCTTGTACAGCTGATCGGTCATACGGTCGTCCTTTATAAAGAATCAAAAGAAAACAAGACGTTAATCCTTCCAAGATAA
- the aroE gene encoding shikimate dehydrogenase yields the protein MNHLYGVIGDPIAHSMSPVMHQAALDDAGLEGTYMKFHVTPDALPQAIEGIRALGIRGVNITVPHKVAVMELLDRIDPLAEAIGAVNTIVNDDGVLTGYNTDGPGYVEGLQKALVGDVTDKSVLMLGAGGAAKAIFYSLASIGVTHIDIANRTEARAADMIAACPFAISSSYIPMDEAGEAVNRYDIIIQTTSIGMSPEVGHSPLAFDSVKDGSLFSDIIYNPLETAIMKRARELGAQTQNGLEMFVHQGALAFEKWTGVIPDTETMKKIVLKQLGGQHVNR from the coding sequence ATGAATCACTTATACGGGGTCATCGGTGACCCCATCGCCCATTCCATGTCCCCGGTCATGCATCAAGCAGCGCTGGATGACGCTGGGCTCGAAGGCACGTATATGAAATTCCACGTCACCCCGGATGCCCTTCCGCAGGCCATTGAAGGCATTAGGGCGCTCGGGATCCGCGGCGTGAATATCACCGTGCCCCATAAAGTAGCTGTAATGGAGCTCCTTGATCGAATCGATCCCCTTGCGGAAGCCATCGGTGCGGTCAACACGATCGTGAACGATGACGGGGTGCTGACAGGGTATAATACAGATGGACCGGGATATGTCGAAGGATTGCAGAAGGCGCTGGTCGGCGATGTGACAGACAAGTCCGTGTTGATGCTCGGAGCAGGAGGTGCCGCCAAGGCCATCTTCTACAGCCTCGCATCCATTGGCGTGACGCATATCGACATCGCCAATCGGACCGAAGCAAGGGCAGCTGACATGATTGCAGCCTGCCCGTTTGCCATCTCCTCCTCATACATCCCCATGGATGAAGCGGGTGAAGCGGTCAACAGGTATGACATCATCATCCAGACGACTTCGATCGGGATGAGCCCGGAGGTCGGTCACTCCCCGCTCGCCTTCGATTCGGTGAAGGATGGCTCCCTGTTCAGTGACATCATCTATAATCCCTTAGAAACGGCCATCATGAAACGGGCACGGGAGCTTGGGGCTCAAACGCAGAATGGACTCGAAATGTTCGTTCACCAGGGAGCACTGGCGTTTGAGAAGTGGACGGGGGTCATCCCCGACACAGAAACTATGAAAAAAATCGTTTTAAAGCAACTAGGAGGTCAACATGTTAACAGGTAA
- the yqeH gene encoding ribosome biogenesis GTPase YqeH, with amino-acid sequence MSQVVCIGCGVEIQTEDKEGLGYAPPSSLKKDEVICQRCFKLKHYNEVQDVPLTDDDFLKILNEIGDSEGLIVKVVDIFDFNGSWLPGLHRFVGSNPILLVGNKADLLPKSVKHSKLTQWMKHEAKQLGLKPVDVKLVSASRGQGIEETIQAIEEYREGRDVYVVGCTNVGKSTFINRIIKQVSGEQDVITTSHFPGTTLDMIQIPLGDDEYLIDTPGIINHHQMAHYVNKGDLKIITPKKEIKPRTFQLNPEQTLFFGGLSRFDFLKGDRQAFTCYFSNELNIHRTKVEKADELYKNHAGELLQPPRIEDMDTFPELVKHEFKIKEGKTDIVFSGLGWITVNEPGASIAAHVPKGVSVFLRKSLI; translated from the coding sequence GTGAGTCAAGTTGTATGTATAGGCTGCGGAGTCGAGATTCAGACGGAAGACAAGGAAGGATTGGGGTATGCACCCCCATCGTCCTTGAAGAAGGATGAAGTCATCTGTCAGCGCTGTTTCAAGCTGAAGCATTATAATGAGGTGCAGGACGTTCCCCTTACGGATGACGACTTCCTGAAGATCCTCAATGAAATAGGCGATTCAGAAGGATTGATCGTCAAAGTCGTTGATATTTTTGATTTCAACGGCAGCTGGCTTCCCGGGCTCCACCGCTTTGTCGGCTCGAATCCGATCCTCCTTGTGGGGAATAAAGCGGATCTTCTTCCTAAATCGGTCAAGCATTCAAAGCTGACCCAGTGGATGAAGCATGAAGCGAAACAGCTCGGTCTGAAGCCCGTCGATGTCAAATTGGTGAGTGCTTCACGCGGCCAGGGAATCGAAGAAACGATCCAGGCCATTGAAGAGTACCGTGAAGGCCGTGATGTGTATGTGGTCGGATGTACCAATGTAGGGAAATCCACATTCATCAACCGCATCATCAAGCAGGTTTCAGGGGAACAGGACGTCATCACCACATCGCATTTCCCGGGCACAACCTTGGATATGATCCAAATTCCACTCGGGGATGATGAATACCTGATCGATACACCTGGAATCATCAATCATCATCAGATGGCCCACTATGTGAACAAAGGTGATTTGAAGATCATCACACCGAAGAAGGAAATCAAGCCGAGGACGTTCCAGTTGAATCCGGAGCAGACGTTATTCTTTGGCGGCCTTTCCCGTTTCGATTTCCTGAAGGGAGACCGTCAGGCATTCACCTGCTATTTCTCCAATGAGCTGAATATCCACCGGACGAAGGTGGAAAAAGCGGACGAACTCTATAAAAATCACGCAGGTGAGCTGCTTCAGCCGCCCCGCATCGAGGATATGGATACATTCCCTGAGCTTGTGAAGCATGAATTCAAGATCAAGGAAGGGAAGACCGATATCGTGTTTTCCGGACTTGGTTGGATCACCGTGAACGAACCGGGAGCTTCCATCGCGGCCCATGTACCGAAAGGGGTCAGCGTCTTCCTGAGAAAATCATTGATCTAG
- a CDS encoding sporulation histidine kinase inhibitor Sda, with protein sequence MRKLSDELLIDSYYKARELNLSKEFIRLIEMEIHRRSLTNKIKASS encoded by the coding sequence ATGAGGAAATTATCCGATGAATTGTTGATCGATTCCTATTATAAGGCCAGAGAATTAAATCTCAGCAAAGAATTCATTCGCCTCATCGAAATGGAAATTCACCGACGTTCCCTTACGAATAAAATCAAGGCTTCATCTTAA